In Corylus avellana chromosome ca8, CavTom2PMs-1.0, the genomic stretch caagcattttttaaaatattccctaacaaaaacataactatattaattttgaaaacttttaaaatcgcactaTATATCCACTTCTGATTATGATTCCACGATACCTAACATCTCATGATGGTGAGTCGGTGACCCTACTGTCCACTCACTGCCTGGTTGTGAAATTACTCAAGCACACATAATCCAAAGTTATCTtgtaataatattaattcctttactctttatatatatataatgcttaCTAATTTAGAAATTCTAATTCTAGAAGGCTTCCCATGTGGTTGGTTGCAGGGGTAGGAGCGGCGTGGAAGGTAGCTGCGGTCGAAGAGGGGTCCACTGTTGCTATCTTTGGGCTCGGAGCAGTTGGACTTGCGGTACGTGCGTAATAGTAATTGACAAAAATAACTCAACCCCAGGGGTGGATTAACTGCCCTTACTTGGTGGCATTTTTATCTGCTCTAAAATTTTTGTGCAAATAAGTTTTTGGGTCCACGGCCGGAGAAGGGGCCAaagatttctttcaaattaagttaaaagaaattttttcatccaTCTATAAAATTTCTATGTATCTCTTTATAGGtgagaaacacattttttttttttttatgagacaTGATAAAGGTACAATTTTGAtccattttttctcttattttttatttaaaaataaataaataaataattttttttgaagcaatatCATCGAatgttgtcctttttttttaatttattttttttattttttataaaacaaaggtatatttcttcataaaaataatcatttttttttaaatggtcattattatgaagaaaaagactatttttttttaaaaaaaaaataccaaataaaaaaaggaccacataagatattattacttaagaaattttattttattttttattttgtttttaaaaaaatgaccacaaaATGGAAAAGTTTGGCAAAAGTTGTGCTAAAAAGTTGTacatttatcatttctcttttttaattgcAAGAAtaagtttggaggaaattttattaaagagaCGTGAAATGcacatattatttaaaaagtatgtTTCTTACATGCAAAGAGTTCCATTAGGTGGCCCAACCTTAAAGAGttttagttaaaaaagaaaagaaaagaaaaaaaaaactcgggCCTTAATTAAAAGAATTCGTTTTAGCTACCAAAATAGGGTCCGGATCATCCTCAATTGACTAGGAGCTACGCTTCATGAAAGCGAAAGTCACTAGCTTGAATCATGCTTCCCATTTTCATCTTGgacatgtaaaataaaaaaataaaaaaaaataaaaaggttcaGATTCCCTTTATTAAGGAATGTTAGATGCACAAATTGACACCTGCAGGTTGCGGAGGGAGCAAGACTTCGTGGTGCTTTGAAGATTATAGGTATAGATTTGAACTCCGAAAAGTTCGAGATAGGTGAGCTGTCTATTAATTAACCTGACGATTTATTTCCTTTTAAGAGTTAAggaatttttgttttaaccATTAATACGGTTGTTATTTTGTTTAACGTAATATGCAGGAAAGCAATTTGGAGTCACTGATTTTGTTAACCCTGCTACCTGTGGAGAAAAGCAAGTCAACGAGGTTGGAGTTTTTACCTTatgaaattataattattaatgaacgttcaattttcaaaaccttCAAAAAATGGAGAGAAATCTTACACATCCATcttttgttcatatatatatattttatgcaaattgaatatatatgaacagttattattattattattattattattttgtgatttgATAATCAGgtaattaaggaattaacaaacgGCGGTGCAGACTATTGCTTCGAGTGTATCGGGATGGCGTCGGTAATGCAAGAAGCTATTAGAAGTAGCCGAGAGgttccctctctctccctctctctctctctctctctctctctctccctctctcattcATGCACACGCATGCAACTGCATATCTACATATCGATGGCATCTTTCCCACATGCATGGCTGTTCAATATTGcataacatgcatatatatatatattgattgttTTCATGATTCATGCaaattaaagataattaaataatccCTTAGTACGTTATGGTTTGGTGAATTCAGGGATGGGGAAAGACAGTGATACTTGGAGTGGAGAGGTTTGGCTCCCAATTGACTGTGAGTCCCCATGAGCTTCTGAGAGGTAAAACCGTCGCTGGCTCATTCTTTGGAGGTCTCAAACCCAAATCTGACATCCCTCTCCTTGCCCAGAAATACCTAGAcaaggtaattaattaagttgccataattatttatttattttggcttATTTCTATGCTAGTGATCATGCCTTCTTAAAGTTAAAAATGTTACACGAAGTTCCTCTTTTACATTTCTAAGTGTTTAGTTCCTAACATGACATTTGCAAAGAGTTTACGTAGTatttctcattttattatatcaaTCGTATACTAATACCAACGAAATTAAGCCTATTAATTAGCCTATTGAAGAttcgaaaaaagaaaatcaatttttgaaacaagaaagaaaattttcgaGTAAATAtatgtttgatttattttatatatagtttatagaaatcattaatcattaatCATGTTGCTGGTCATGAATTAGAACATAATGTGCTCAAATTTGGTGTGTGCTTGTGTTGCATGCAGGAGCTTAGTTTGGACGAGTTCATAACAAATGAGCTGAGCTTCCAAGAAATTAACAAAGCCTTCGAACTACTTGAAGAAGGGAAGAGCCTCCGTTGCATTATATGGATGGATCGCTAGGCTGGGTGCCTCTCTAAATTGTCTGATTGGAAGAACAGTCGggttgaaatattaattaaataattaaatttacaatatCTTGTAtgttttaaactttttgaacaatttaatAAAATCCGATGTCACTCTTCATTTCTTTCCAACTATATTTTCTGTTGAAGCTCTTTCTTATAATGATCCCAATCTTTTGTAATTGTTACGGGGAAAAAAATTGCTAACACAttagctatgtttggcaagggAAGAGCCttgcactgtagctggaacggcactgttccagctacagtgcaaTTTGACATGAACAGTGTTAAAtttgactttgtaatttttttttttttttttaatattttgctttgaaaaaaattaaaaaaaaaatcaaaagcaatttttaatctttgttttttaaaaaaaaaaaaaattacaaagtcaaaTTTAACCTTTTAAGCTCAGATCAGAATTTGTGAGCGCACTGTTCAAATGATAGACTTcccttgccaaacatagctatTGGCTCTAATTGTTTTGATGTAAATTGTTTGtagtcggaaaatattttcatcaaaattgatttcttttaaaatattttttaggaaaaattacagtttaccccctaaagttgacaacgtttttcaatttaaacaccaaagtttcaatttttgcaatacacTCCCacaaaattccaatttttttcaattcgaccaatactatcccaaaatttccatattgcccataatttttattttaataaaaaaataaaaataaaaaaacaaaacaaattttggggtacaaaatggccagatggcaaAAGGGGTGGTccgaatattttttaaattttttttataaaaaataaaaaaataaaaaattatgggcaatatgggaagtttttgatacaattggtcaaattgcaaaaatttggaactttgagggggtggattgcaaaaattgaaactttggtgttcaaattgaaaaacgttgtcaactttgggggggtaaattgtatttttccctatttttcgTTAATGTTTGGAGCATATGGAAAATGAGCAATGACAAAAACAAGCAGTTAACTTTCAGCGGTAATCTGATCGAGGTTTAGCGATTTGAGAAGGTGAAGTTCAAACTTGATAAATAGATttagattataaaaaaaaaaaaaaaaaaaaaaaatgttggatcTACAAAATTAGTGTTAATAACAAAAGTATAAAATATATGCCAAACCTTAAGCtactttgaaaataaatatgaaaaatgtagtgaataaacaaatatttaaaaagaaaatggagttcagtggcggagccacgtggTACCTTGGGGGTGCCCCCaaggatttttaattttttttttttaaaaaaaaaaccacggcaccctcaaacttaacacacatcacatgtttgatgtaatatctcaatgatgtgtagttggtcaaatttctcttatttttcttggCATGATCATGGTcagagaccgtaaagtgcagttctagactttttttttttttttttttttttgtatttctatctttttgatatagtgtcgacatgttatatttataatatatcaatttcagcatatatttatgaacttttatagatattttttgtaatgcatatattgtgtgaattaccaaatttttagaacgcaaaaaaaaaatttagcggcacccccaatataaaataGCTGGCTCCACCACTGATGGAGCTAATCATGATTTCTTTAAGAAAGGTAAAACAGAAAGTGACATTAATTTCATGATTTATGAGAGAAATGAAAAGTATTAAGAAGAATGGTGAGAGTGACCATGATTACCTAGTTTATAAGCAAATGTTCAAGTTTAAATTTCTCTCAAGACAATATCTTACCTAATTAATTTCGTGAGATTTAAATGAAtcgaatttttttgtttatctttattttttacgtGGTTGGTAGACAACTACCAACTATATAGTGCTCTCCTAATGTTCTTCCGGTATCCTCTTGATcgtaggtgaatattatttaaaaaaaaaaaaatactcttatttatctcacttgatttttaaaaaataatatatacataagACTAAAAGAATACTTAACATTTCCAATCACAAACAAGGAAACAATATCTAAGAAAATGTTGACATGATAATCCCACAAAGGAAGGTTGGTTTGAAACTCTTTaaaggttttatttatttatttatttttattactatttaataaaaaaaataataaaaaaaaaattggaagggGGAGGGTTTGTTTGAAATACTGATTTTGCATGAGTTTAACTTTGGTTATGAGCCTCCTTAAAAATCACTTTTACAGCCCTCAATCCCTAATTGATACCTAagtaaaaactcaaaaaatgcaCCAAAATAACCTAAGTCCTAATACACTGGATTTTctttgaggaagaaaaaaaaaaaatgaaagaactGGTGAAGGGGTCTGGCCAGATCCCTTCGTGAAACTGCCCAGACCCACGTGGGTATGGTGCCATGGGTCTCCGTGGGTTTCACCGTGGGCGACCTCTCTCTGGCGCCTGTTTCGGCCTTTAGtgtgataaaatccctaaaggatTAACCTTCCACCTCTAGGTTTTTAACTTGActccaaaaatgagttttgaaacattaaaaacgagttttgagcattagaaacgggttttgaggtaTTAGAATTGAGTTTTGATGCGATTTTCGAACGGATCACAGCGGGTTTTGAAGCGGGTCACGGTCGGCCATACCTGTGGGTCATGGCGAGACCTAGGCCAATGGGTCTACCTAGACCCACGGCCGGCGACCAGGTCTGGCTGTGGGTTTGCTGGGTCTGGCAGCCAAggtgttttttatatttttttcattttgatttgctGTGTTTGatctcattttggttttttccaattttcttgAAATGATAATGTGGCACATGTTGATTAGGCGCCGTAAAAATGGTGTTTTGCGGAAGGTCCGGATCACAGGGGCtctcattttgcatttttctcacaattttaaattgaaaatgtgtcataaaatcaaaatgacaaaaaaccGGGGTCCTGACGTGATTTCCTTTAGATTTGTAGCTGGAGGCTCAAGTAAGGGTTCCATACTCATTGCTCATTCGCGCAGACATGGACCAAGGTGAGCAGCTATGCGAGGCCGCGAGGAGCGGCGATTCGGACAAGCTGAGAGCTCTGATAGAGACCGGTGCCGATGTTTCCTATTTCGACGGGCAAGGCGTCACTCCGCTAATGCACGCGGCGAAGCACGGCCACGCCCCCGCGGTCAAGGCCCTTCTCGAAGCTGGCGCGCCATGGAACGCCCTCTCACCCTCCAACATCTCCGCCGGAGATTTCGCTATGGAAGCTGGCCACCAGGACGCTTTTGATATCCTCCTCAACGCCGGTACGCCCTTTGCTCATTTGCTTGCTTCACCATCTTCTGCCTTTTGTTTTACTCAAGTAATCCAATGCGTGGCTTACAACAATGTACTTACGCTATAGATGTATATATGAAATCCCAATTCAATTGCTAATTATTGAATGATTCGAGAAATGGTACACTAGAATTTGTTGTTGAGACTCCCGGTTAATTATCAACAAGCAATACAGAGCCCAGAGTCAGCAATAGCTGATTCTGATTTTGCCAGCACTTTAGGCACTGCATGCATAATTATCATGATTATTACAGgatttattctctatttattttgtatGTACCCTTGATTACCACTTCTGCGAGTGTATTCTAATAGATTTGTTTGCTTCTTTAGACAATAGGCATCCTTTGTTTTAGCTGAGAATGGATTAGGTCTCTGTATATAAAACGAATAAGCTCTATCCTAAACGATATTTCCTCCCCCAATAAATATGGGGTGGAGGGTACTGAGTTCAAGGCGCACTGGGTGAGTGTCTACCTTGCCAATCAAAAAATTTACTCACAAAAAAGTACGTATATGAACAGGGATTCAAGCTGAATTGGTATTAGGAACAATTGCAAGGACAGCTGATAAAAATGGTGATCTTGATGGAGTTTACTTGGAAGACAGAGTTACTTTTAGCGAGGATAAGCTGATGGACTCTGATAGCAAGGCTGTCATGATGGCTTGGGAGAAACCATTGATGGAGGCTCATGCCAAAGCTGTTTGCTCAGGAGGCGGTCACATTCTGAACATTGGATTTGGAATGGGTCTTGTGGATACTGCCATTCAGCAATATGCACCTGCTATGCACACTATTGTTGAGGCTCACCCGGAAGTTTATGAACGTATGCTTCGTACCGGTTGGGGCAAGAAGGATAATGTGAAGATAATATTTGGCCGTTGGCAAGATGTTCTCTCTCAACTTGAATCTTATGATGGTAACTCCAGAATCTCAGTCGGCTTTTTGCCAATATACACAAACATCTTTGCATCTTTATGTTTTATGCAactatatattgatttttttttatttttttttatgcatatgTACGTATTCTGTGTTTAAACTATATGTTTAATTCCATTATATAAGTCTGACTAGAATGTTCACTTTAATAACTCTTACAATTGGATTCCATATGAAAAACTGGGACATAGTGCTGCTTATAGCCTGAAATCCAGATTATAACTACGTAGCCAGCTTCCATTTTTCTCCCGTGACCAACTGAAATGgctgtattgtttaatttctcTCGATTTCCTTATACCAATAATGATTTTTTCTGGTTCCAGTTAGCATTTTTCCTGGTAAAGGTTTATCTATCCCCAAATCATATTTTATAGGAATGTCTTCATCCTAAGATGCATTTCTGCTGCGGAAATCTGTATCTGTTCACTAGCTGCATATGATGCTGGAGATGGGATAGGAGCAAGTTAAAGCTGTGAAGTTGGAGGGGTCATGGGAGGAGATCAGATTGAAGAGAGGGCTTTTGATTAGGTGTGGGGTGActgctagagagagagagaggagagtgCAAGTTTGAGTTGGTGGTTGGGTTGGTGAAGggaggaaaataaatataagattatCTGGGTGCAGCTTGATGAAATTGCATGCCATTGAATTGAACTAAGGACGCTCAGGCGACTGTTGATTCATATACCTTTTTGTATTTAAGATTCCTCTGACTGGGGCAAAATGAACTTGCATGAACCTAGATAGTTAGTTATTCATGTCTTTCATTGAGTAAACTAATTCTGGTTTCCAACCTGCAATGGTAATCTGCAAATTTACTTTCTCTGCTGTTGCATAAGCTTGAACATTAATGGTTTCTGTTTGGGTGACTTTTTATTAAGTTTAACTTGTGTAGACTTTGCATAAAttgcaaatatttttaaaagagcTGAACAAGAACTACTGAGTTGTTATACACTGTATCCATATGGCCAACTTGTACTGCCTTTTGCTGATCTGATAACTCTCTCATATGTTGGCGTTCAGATATTCTTTGACACTATGCTGAAATTGACAAATTGTTATGAAATATCTCTGATGGGAATCCACTATAAATTGAACAGAAATAGGTAGATATTTGATAGATAATGAACTCCTCTTAAAGGTTGGAGACAAACCACAAAGACACAAGTCAGATTACAAATTCAATACCCCAACCAACCTCTAGACTCTTATCTTATACTAGGCTTACAAACCACTACTTACGTAATACATCTAGTAACCACCCATAATACATACTAACCCATAACACATAACTACCATCTAACTTAACATAACAACTAAATGCTAACCACCCATGTAGCACTAACATAAACAAGGATAATAACTAACGACTAAGCTATTTCACCCCACGTCCTTGATGTTCTTCTAGGTTTCCATATGGCCAGCCTGTATGGCACATTTTGCTGATATGGTAACTCTCTTATATGTTGGCTTTCAGGTATTTTCTTTGACACGTATGGAGAGTATTATGAAGACCTGAGAGAGTTCCACCAACATCTTCCTGTGTTGTTGAAGCCTGGGGGAATTTACTCATTCTTCAATGGCCTTTGTGGAGGTAATGCATTCTTCCATGTTGTCTACTGTCAGTTAGTTTCTCTGGAACTCGAGAATTTGGGCTACTCCACACAGTTAATACCATTGCCTGTTAAGGATTGCCTAGGAGAAGAAGTTTGGGAAGGTGTGAAACACAAATATTGGCAGCTTGATACATATTACCTTCCTGTTTGTCAGTCAATACAGGATTCGGAATGATGCTTGCTTTTACTTAAGATATTTTGAGAAGCGCTTTTAACCAGTTAGAAGTCAATGTTATTCGATGCTTGCATTATCCCCTGGTTGATGAGTTTGAAGGGTTAGAATTCTATAACAAAtaatctacatatatatatgacatcaCATTTTCATTGTTTGAGCCTGTGTTGGCTATGAAACTTGAAACCATCGATTCAGAAACGTATTAGGGATGTGATAATGCAGTGGAAACATGATTGATAACTTCAGTTCATATGTTCTTAGTAACCATGCAATTGGTCAAAGCTATAAAGAAACAGGGGATCTCTAAGTTTAtgagaaaatttatttggatGACAAGAAACTTCATTGGGCAATTTACCCTAAAGGATCTGGGAAATTGTTGACAGTAATGAATGTCAAAACACTAAGATGACCGTCAATTTCTTCCAAAGGTTATGCTGATCGAGATCTATTAACTAATAAGATAATTTaacctaaaaagaaaaggagaaacttAGAAAGGCTACATACTTCCCTTGGTATCTTTATCAATTTGATCTAAAACACCCGTGTTCTGCACTCTAGCGGGCATACAGTAGACAACTGCAAAAGCAGCAGCAACTGGCCCCCTGCACCTATTGAATTCCATGGTAAGAATAAAGATTTGAAATGATACAAATTCCTGGCTCTGGGAAAAGAACTGCATAAGCATAGGTTTTTAAGTCCAAACTTCTAATTTTTGCATTATATTAGTTTGAGAATGAAACTATtagaaaattgtaattttacacCACATTATTGTATCATATTATACTACAAGTTGCTTAAAATACCTCCCTAATTTAATATGCATGCTTAGAATTATACTCATAGAAATAAAAGGATCCCATGGCTCCATTGCGGGTAAAGGTACAGATATTCCAATAATCGGTGTTAGATAAGATGATACCTGACTGAAATCGACTTTATGCTGTACTAGTCCACAAAATCCATCTTTTTATTGCAGTTAGATAACACAAGTACTAAAAATAGATAGTCACCACCAATCTCAATCTAGCAGTTCCTGTAGTAATCCTCTACAGGCAGTTGTTTCGtctcaaaatcaaagaaaagctGTAAAGTcaaaccctttttattttcttcgaTTGTGAGCCATGACAGAGAAGACACAGAGAGTTCTAGAAATAGTACGACACAAATCCAAGTTTAAATTCACAAGCCAGTCCCTTACATGCTTTGCTgtacaactattttttttttctagatttcTTCTTCCCCTGTTTTTTAATCCATAACTGGCCCCAATTGCTGGGTTGCTGGACATAAGATAAAAGGAAAACTACAAGGCAAACCAATTCATTATACATAAAGAGAGAACATTTACGCCATGTTGGCACTTCAGATCCCGTTATCATGTCCAGGTGAAAGCAATTGGACTCCCGACCCGGTGTTTCTCTCCCGACCATACCAAATGAGCAAAGCTGTTTGAACCAGATGGCATAGAACTGGCAGTGAATGTCACGGTGTAGCTTTTCTTCTCATACAGTTCACTGAAAGTCAGTGATTTTGGTTCAACCAAGATTTTCACATCGGGGGATAACACAGAAACGGTATATGTTTCCGGAGTGCCCACATTAGTCAGAGTCCTGGTGTATTTTACAGTGCTTGTTTCTCCAACTCCACCTCCTCTGCCTGAAGCTGTTTCTAGAGGAACAGCGAAAGATGGATAATTAAACTCTCCTATGGTGTAATTCTTGCTTGAATCACAGGTGAACTGCATGTTTGTGGCAGTCTTAATTTGACTAGAGGTATACTGTAAGGCGCATAGGAAGCCTAGGTAGTCATCAACCGTGGTATTGTATACGAGGCCAGGATCAAGAGCAGCAACTGGATCCACGTGTCCAGCGCCGTAATCAAACGGTGTAGCTGGTTTTCCGGTAGCAACATCCAGTATGGTTTCGCCACTTATGTATTTAGGGTAAGCTGTGGTCATGAGGGCAGATCTGATGGCTGCAGGGCTCCATTCTGGGTGAGCAGCCTTAAGGAATGCAGCTAACCCGCTTACATGCGGGCATGACATGGATGTACCTGAAACAATATTGTAGCTTACGCGCCTGGTATCACCATCTAGCCCAGTTGGTCCGGCTGCACCCGTCCACCCAGCTAGGATATTGACTCCTGGTGCTATTAGGTCTGGCTTGAGTATTCCCAAAGTGAGCGGATTTGGACCTCTAGAACTGAATGCTGCAACCACCGGCGAGGGTGTGACATTTATTTTGGTTTCTCCTTGACCAATTATAGCAGTGGGATTAGGATCTGAGAGGATATAGTTCTTTATGGCATCGCCGGTTTTCTGTCCTACGGCTGCTGTAGGCAAGAGATGTGCATCGGCAACTAGCTCCTCCCCATAAGAATCTGTGTTAGCTAGTATCATCCCCACGCCTCCAGCTTTTTTAACCACCCTACCCTTTTCCACCCTAGAATTTGATCCTCGATCACATACCACAATTTTCCCAGCaactttttttggaactagaGTGTCGCTCAAGCACAGACGACCATATGTCACGTTACTTGCGTTACCGGCATAAACAAGCGGTAATAGAGGATCACTCAACGGTTTCCCGTTGTAGAGTGATACACCAGTGTAATGTTTCCCGTTTCCGAGGGGAATGCTAACGGGAAAATCACGGTCCAAAGTTCCAGCACCCACAGTGGTTATCCATGGCGCAACGTTGGTCAAGGAATATGGGCTTGGTCCACCATTCCCAGCCGAGCATGATACAAGGATGCCCAGTGTCATTGCTTTGAAAGCTCCAGTGGAGACAATGTCTCTGTCGTAATCTGGTGTTCCTCCCCCAATAGACATGGATATGACATGGACACCATCTTCAATGGCCTTCTCAACTGCGGCTGCAATATCTGAGCTGAAACATCCGCCAAGCCAGCACACCTTGTATGTGGCAACTCGGGCATGTGTCGCCATACCACGAGCTGTCCCGTGAGCATAACCATAGAGGTTAGCTCCTTCTGCAGCAGACCCTGCCGCTGTTGTTGAGGTGTGAGTTCCATGGCCATCATCATCCCTTGGGGATTTCGATTCCACTGTTTCGTCAATTGGTCCAAACTGTGCTTCATAAGCTTTTGAGAAATACCTTGCGCCAATAAGTTTGCGGTTGCAGCTTGATGAATTGAAGTTCTTACCCTCCTCACATGCACCTTTCCAGCCACTCGGCATCGGCCCCATTCCTGTGTCGTCAAAGCTCTTTATTTCAGGCCATACACCGGTGTCCAATACTCCGACAATCACCTCGCCCACTTCGTCGTGCGTGGGGAAGAGAACCTCAGGCTTTTCTAGTCCAAGGAACTCCGGTGTCCGAGTTGTATGAAGCTCGTATCTCACTTCAGGCAGGACAGACAGAATTCCTGGTTGCTTTTCAAGTGACTCGGCTTCCTCGGCCGTCAGCCTTGTGGAGAAGCCGTGGATTATGTTGTTGTAGGTGTAAAGCATCTTTGCTGAGTCCGACACTGAATTCAAAGATGCGGCGTACCACTGAAAGTGGTCGTTGAAACTTAGCGGCATGTTGCTCTTGTCCATGTGAATTATGTAAGTCTGTTTTGATTTCTGGTTTTGCTCATCTACTGCTGCGTGTGTGTAAGAAAACGTTAGAAGTAGAACCATCTGCAGAAGCCTGAAAGCCATAATCTTCATTTTTCTCGCAGTGTCTTTGTGAGATTGAGAGAGCAGGGTTTCAGGCTACTCAGTGAGTTGAATGTTTGGTAGTGGATTGATTCTGAAAACGCAATAGAGAAGTGAATACCACTTGGGCATCAGAGAGGGTTTCTCCTGGTTCTCTTGGTTCATTAGCTAGCTACTAATATAAGTTTGTTTGGCAAaacattttagattttttttttttttaataataaaaaacaaaaagtgcggacaaaaaattaccaaatggaGCTGCTTTGTCAAAAGGTTAAGAGCCTTTTTGGAATTATGTTGGAAAGTagagtgttaaaagtattttctaagttttttaccaaatggactcaaactttttgtttggtgtagctttttatattttaaaactattttttaaattttttaacgcAATCTCAAGCAGACTTGTCACTTGAAACAATGATATGATAGGGGGTTTTGCTCGGTGACTCGTATTCTATCAAGGTCTCTGAGCAGATTTTGGAGACAGAGTTGGTGTTATTAAGCAAATATTATTCAATGCTTGAAGGACCACTCTGTGTTGACTTGAATAATTCTATAACATTTGCTGGATAATACTTTTTGACACAGCACAGACTAAGAGAATCGCAGCCAGTCAGATGGACGGACCAGATTGAGTGGGCAAAAATTATGGCAAACAAGGCCTGCATAGTACTGTCATATACTTTACAGGTCAGTATCCATATTAGCAAATGCCCTTAGGTTGCGTGATGCTTTCAATTCAAATGCAATAATTGTGGAGCAAAACTTTCAAGCAGATACCGGCATATGATaatagcttaagcttttgagtcGTTGCTTGAGGGGTTTGGGTTTTTAGCATCCTTGCTtcatagagtaatgctagaaggatTATAGTCATTTTCGTGTTATCTTAAATGTGATGTGacctttaaaattatcattaaattttaatctactAATGATTTAAAAAGCTACTTCACATTTTAGAAAACACGAGGACTTTAATCCTCGTTCAAGAATTACTCTATTTCATATTCtctatcataatttttttcaacgGTCCAAACTTAATtct encodes the following:
- the LOC132189734 gene encoding alcohol dehydrogenase-like 2, which gives rise to MVMEISRSTPETAGNVIRCKAAICRNPGEPLTIEEIEVDPPKAWEVRIKIICTSLCHTDVTFWKLNAGPGAVFPRIFGHEAVGVVESVGEHVEEFVEGDMVVPVFLPNCGECRDCESEKSNACSVFGQKRSPDMPRDETSRFKDMNGEVLHHFLWVSSFTEYTVVDVTHAVKINPDFPVDKACLLSCGVSTGVGAAWKVAAVEEGSTVAIFGLGAVGLAVAEGARLRGALKIIGIDLNSEKFEIGKQFGVTDFVNPATCGEKQVNEVIKELTNGGADYCFECIGMASVMQEAIRSSREGWGKTVILGVERFGSQLTVSPHELLRGKTVAGSFFGGLKPKSDIPLLAQKYLDKELSLDEFITNELSFQEINKAFELLEEGKSLRCIIWMDR
- the LOC132189113 gene encoding protein arginine N-methyltransferase 2; translation: MDQGEQLCEAARSGDSDKLRALIETGADVSYFDGQGVTPLMHAAKHGHAPAVKALLEAGAPWNALSPSNISAGDFAMEAGHQDAFDILLNAGIQAELVLGTIARTADKNGDLDGVYLEDRVTFSEDKLMDSDSKAVMMAWEKPLMEAHAKAVCSGGGHILNIGFGMGLVDTAIQQYAPAMHTIVEAHPEVYERMLRTGWGKKDNVKIIFGRWQDVLSQLESYDGIFFDTYGEYYEDLREFHQHLPVLLKPGGIYSFFNGLCGGNAFFHVVYCQLVSLELENLGYSTQLIPLPVKDCLGEEVWEGVKHKYWQLDTYYLPVCQSIQDSE
- the LOC132189112 gene encoding subtilisin-like protease SBT1.7, with the protein product MKIMAFRLLQMVLLLTFSYTHAAVDEQNQKSKQTYIIHMDKSNMPLSFNDHFQWYAASLNSVSDSAKMLYTYNNIIHGFSTRLTAEEAESLEKQPGILSVLPEVRYELHTTRTPEFLGLEKPEVLFPTHDEVGEVIVGVLDTGVWPEIKSFDDTGMGPMPSGWKGACEEGKNFNSSSCNRKLIGARYFSKAYEAQFGPIDETVESKSPRDDDGHGTHTSTTAAGSAAEGANLYGYAHGTARGMATHARVATYKVCWLGGCFSSDIAAAVEKAIEDGVHVISMSIGGGTPDYDRDIVSTGAFKAMTLGILVSCSAGNGGPSPYSLTNVAPWITTVGAGTLDRDFPVSIPLGNGKHYTGVSLYNGKPLSDPLLPLVYAGNASNVTYGRLCLSDTLVPKKVAGKIVVCDRGSNSRVEKGRVVKKAGGVGMILANTDSYGEELVADAHLLPTAAVGQKTGDAIKNYILSDPNPTAIIGQGETKINVTPSPVVAAFSSRGPNPLTLGILKPDLIAPGVNILAGWTGAAGPTGLDGDTRRVSYNIVSGTSMSCPHVSGLAAFLKAAHPEWSPAAIRSALMTTAYPKYISGETILDVATGKPATPFDYGAGHVDPVAALDPGLVYNTTVDDYLGFLCALQYTSSQIKTATNMQFTCDSSKNYTIGEFNYPSFAVPLETASGRGGGVGETSTVKYTRTLTNVGTPETYTVSVLSPDVKILVEPKSLTFSELYEKKSYTVTFTASSMPSGSNSFAHLVWSGEKHRVGSPIAFTWT